A region from the Brassica napus cultivar Da-Ae chromosome C8, Da-Ae, whole genome shotgun sequence genome encodes:
- the LOC125591364 gene encoding calmodulin calcium-dependent NAD kinase-like, whose product MQREYTQVLVVSSISLMLAAAAHYRLRRLRDTKIIPRLKTSHKHKDHEKLERFSHYVARQMGFKDRRDCPNLCKLAAEYISKSECCEEDIYSFFSQEPDADSLFIKLVEEFERCILSYFAFHWSHADLMISQILHADTEPKRKLKQIVMAATREQRINRVTKNLKVARVFNTLVEEMRAMGIASVDDSQCTEVMEPVAHKDRSPVLLLMGGGMGAGKSTVLKDILKEAFWAGADAVVIEADAFKESDVIYRALSSRGHVDMIQTAELVHQSSTDAASSLLVTALNEGRDVIMDGTLSWVPFVVQTITMARNVHRHHYRMGAGYKVDDDGVITEDYWERIGERQQLQEDGRRRKPYRIELVGVVCDAYLAVIRGIRRAIMCRRAVRVRSQLRSHKRFADAFPTYCSLVDGARLYCTNALEGSPKLIGWKEKEKTLLVDPEEIDCLKRVGGLNENADSIYQLYNQPNPACEAGSIWKDIVLSPSRFNIQQELKYSIQKVERSKQQQHPKLKDKRV is encoded by the exons ATGCAGAGAG agTACACGCAGGTACTGGTGGTATCATCGATCAGTTTGATGCTAGCAGCCGCAGCGCATTACCGTCTCAGGAGACTACGTGACACCAAAATCATCCCTCGTCTAAAAACATCTCACAAACACAAAGACCATGAGAAACTCGAGAGGTTCTCTCATTACGTGGCGAGGCAGATGGGGTTTAAAGACAGAAGAGACTGTCCGAATCTCTGCAAGCTAGCAGCAGAGTACATCAGCAAATCAGAATGCTGTGAAGAAGACATTTACAGCTTCTTCTCTCAAGAGCCTGACGCTGATTCTCTCTTCATTAAGCTCGTTGAGGAGTTTGAAAGATGCATTCTCAGCTACTTTGCCTTTCATTGGAGCCACGCTGATCTCATGATTAGTCAG ATTCTACATGCGGACACTGAGCCTAAGAGGAAGCTGAAGCAGATTGTGATGGCAGCTACAAG GGAACAGAGGATCAATAGGGTGACTAAGAACTTAAAAGTAGCAAGAGTGTTCAACACTTTGGTAGAGGAGATGAGAGCAATGGGGATAGCGTCTGTGGATGACTCACAGTGCACTGAGGTTATGGAACCAGTGGCTCACAAAGACAGAAGCCCGGTTCTACTCCTCATGGGTGGTGGGATGGGTGCAGGCAAAAGCACTGTTCTTAAGGACATACTCAAGGA AGCGTTTTGGGCAGGAGCAGACGCTGTGGTAATTGAAGCTGATGCTTTCAAGGAATCTGACGTCATATACAGAGCCTTGAGCTCTCGTGGACATGTAGATATGATCCAGACAGCTGAACTGGTTCACCAGTCATCAACAGACGCAGCTTCATCGCTGCTAGTGACGGCACTGAACGAAGGGAGGGACGTGATAATGGATGGGACACTCTCTTGGGTACCATTTGTGGTGCAGACGATAACAATGGCGAGGAATGTGCACCGTCACCATTACAGAATGGGAGCTGGATACAAGGTTGATGATGATGGGGTAATCACAGAGGATTACTGGGAACGGATTGGTGAAAGACAACAGCTGCAGGAGGATGGGAGGAGGAGGAAGCCGTATAGGATAGAACTAGTTGGAGTCGTGTGTGATGCATACTTAGCTGTTATAAGAGGCATTAG GAGAGCTATCATGTGTAGAAGAGCGGTTAGGGTGAGATCTCAGCTAAGATCTCACAAAAGGTTTGCAGATGCGTTTCCTACGTATTGTAGCCTTGTTGATGGTGCTAGGCTCTACTGCACCAATGCTCTGGAAGGCTCACCAAAG CTGATAGGTtggaaagagaaggagaagacatTGCTGGTGGATCCAGAGGAGATAGACTGTTTGAAACGAGTGGGAGGTTTGAACGAGAACGCAGACTCAATATACCAGCTCTATAACCAACCGAACCCAGCTTGTGAAGCCGGATCAATCTGGAAAGACATTGTTCTTTCACCTTCAAGGTTTAACATTCAACAGGAACTCAAATACTCCATTCAGAAAGTTGAAAGatctaaacaacaacaacatccaAAGCTCAAAGACAAGAGAGTGTAA